From a region of the Thalassotalea insulae genome:
- a CDS encoding DUF3303 domain-containing protein yields MQLNKLINKDKKSWLFSFLNILANNFLPIIRALCVKQVVSAILSPKGSIDLKKYMVVEKFKPGCIEANYERYNAQGRMFPDGLHYLNSWVNKELNVCYQLMESNNIELFYEWFKKWDDFVDFELVPLD; encoded by the coding sequence ATGCAACTTAACAAGCTAATAAATAAGGACAAAAAAAGTTGGCTGTTTTCGTTCCTCAACATTTTAGCCAACAATTTTTTGCCCATTATTAGGGCGTTATGTGTAAAGCAGGTTGTGTCTGCTATTTTATCCCCTAAAGGAAGTATTGATTTGAAAAAGTATATGGTTGTTGAGAAATTCAAACCTGGCTGTATCGAAGCTAATTATGAAAGATATAATGCTCAAGGTCGTATGTTTCCAGATGGGTTGCATTACTTGAATTCTTGGGTGAATAAGGAGCTTAATGTTTGTTATCAGCTTATGGAATCAAACAATATTGAGTTATTTTATGAATGGTTCAAAAAGTGGGATGACTTCGTCGACTTTGAACTAGTGCCGCTCGACTAA
- a CDS encoding Txe/YoeB family addiction module toxin translates to MKLTFSTKAWEQYLHWQSTDKKMLKRINLLIKDIQRTPNEGIGKPEPLKHGLSGYWSRRINDEHRIVYKHQDDTILIAQLRYHYGT, encoded by the coding sequence ATGAAGCTAACGTTTTCTACCAAAGCTTGGGAGCAATACCTTCATTGGCAGAGTACCGATAAAAAGATGCTCAAGCGGATTAACTTGCTAATTAAAGATATTCAGCGAACACCTAATGAAGGTATTGGAAAGCCAGAACCTTTAAAGCATGGCCTCTCGGGGTATTGGTCTCGTCGTATTAACGACGAACACAGAATAGTTTATAAACATCAAGATGACACAATTCTAATCGCACAGCTCCGATACCATTACGGCACATAA